ATGGCCCGTGCTTTAAAATCACAGGTGACCGCAATCGGAAATGTCTTCGCCAGCCCTGCGTAACGCAGTTCATCACTGTCCCAGTTCCCCGTATCGGGACAAGCCGCCACCTGATGACCAATCGCCTTGACCAGTTTGACGACGGACTCGGGATCGTTCTGCATCCAGCCGTAATTCTCAACCAGCAATTGGACATTCCGTTCCGCACCGTAATCACACAACTCCCGGTAGCTGTCGATATGAATCTGCATATCGGGACGCTGCGTTCGAGGCAGCGGACGCGCCCACTTCAGTCCCAGCTCGGAAGCCACATCGATCGACGCCTTATAGGTTTTCAACGCGTGTGCGCGAGTGGCCTGATCGGGACTGTTCATGTCCAGCTTTCCCTGGTTCATTTTCAGGTTGGTCAACACGCATCCCACCCGATCCGCTGCATTCCGCAACTGTTCCAGGTACTTGCCATCGGTCACTGACACTGTGGACGTATTCAGATCGATGACCGTCATCCCCAGTTCCTCCCGCAGCATGCGGGGCAGGTCCAGCAGAGAGATTTTTCCCTTGGCAGCCCGGGGCGAGAGATGTCCCGAAAAAGAAGAAGTCGTGATCCCCAGCGCACGCTCAAGTGAGGGAGCCGCCTTGGCTTTCTGTCCTGAATCGGCCTTGATAGACCGTCGATCCAGCAACGGGATCGCCAGGGCGCCGCTGCCCGCCTGTAGAAACGCTCTTCGTGAAAACTTCATTTTTGCTTCTCCGCTTCAGAACACTACAATGCATGTCCGACAGTTTAGATCTGCCATCGTACGCCAGTTCGAAGTCAGATGTCATCTGGAAATATTGATTTTTCTGAAACGCAGGCCACTCCGATGAAGTATTTCCCCTGAACGGACTTCCCTCATCAGTCGACTTTCATTCGAACGAATTGCCGATCATGCCCGATTCTCTGTTTCGATTCTGTACGCTGCTCCTGATCTGCTGCTGCCTGCAAACAGCCTCGGCCCGGGAGCAGGCACGCCCCGAAATTCATTCCAATACAGGGCCCCTGCAGTTCAAAGACATCCGCTACCTCACCCGCTCCCTCGCTGATTTTCCAGACCGCAAGGCATTCGTCATCGTCGCCTGCAACACGACCTGCCCCCTCGTCAAACGCTATCTCCCCAAACTCAAACGTCTCGAACAGCAATATCGCCCACAGGGAGTTCAATTCATCGCCCTGCACACCGGCCCCACTGACTCCATTCGCGAGATCGCCGAATTTGCGGTAGAACACGAAATCCCCTTCCCCAATGTCCAGGATCGCAAGGGAACCTCCGTCGCTGCTCTGGGACTGACCCGCACGCCGGAAGTCGCCGTTCTCGACGCCAGCTACCGTCTCCACTACCGCGGCCGCATCGATGACCAGTACCGCATCGGGGGTTCGCTGCCGCGACCTTCCCAGGAGAATCTGACGGCCGCGATTGAGGGAGTCCTGCACGGAACGCCGATTTCCGTAACAGAAACCAACGTGGATGGCTGCCTGATTACCCACGCAGCCCAAACAGAGCCCGACCGGTCACTCACTTATTACAAAGACATTCAGCCACTGCTGCAAAAACATTGCACAGACTGTCATCGCCCCGGCACTGAAGCCCCCTTCGCCTTAACAACGCTCGCTGAAGTCCAGAATAACGGTGCGATGATCGCGGAGGTCGTCTCCGACCAGCGCATGCCCCCCTGGTATGGGGGGACGTCACACGCCGAGTTCGCCAATCACCGTGGCATGTCCCGCCGGGAACGTAAACAGGTGACGGACTGGGTCGAGTCAGGCATGCCCGCCGGAACAGAACCCGCCGATTTCAAACCCGCGCTCACTGAAGTCGACGCCGATAAGTGGCTGATCGGCGAACCTGATCTCAAAATCAGCATGCTGGAAAGACACGCGCTCCCCGCGGAGGGATACATTCCCTACCGCTACACCATTCTCCCCTACGTCTTCCCCGAGGATACCTGGGTCTCTGCAATCGAAATCAAACCCGACAATCCCGGCGTCGTCCATCACTGCAACATGGCGGCTGTCACCTTAACGAAGAAATGGGACGAGTCGAATTTTCTCACCGGAAAAGTGCCGGGCTCGGGACCGATGATGCTGCCCGAAGGACTGGGGGTCATGATCCCCAAAGGGAGTGCCCTGGCGTTACAGATTCATTACACCTCGACCGGCAAACCGGAAAACTGTCGCATCTCGGTCGGCTTTAAATACGTGCAGGGCAAAGTTCAGAAACGGTATCGCTTCCTGATCATCAAAAATACGAAATTCGAGATCCCCCCGGAAGCCCCGCACTACGAGGTCAGCAACGCCCGCACACTCAAACAGGACGCCCACGGCATCGGACTCTTCGCCCACATGCATCTCCGCGGCAAGGATCTCTCCTTCCTGGCCCATTACCCGGAAGGGAAACAGGAAAAACTGCTGGTCATTCCCAATTACAGCTTCGACTGGCAAATCGGTTATCTCTGGAAAGACCAGCGGCACTTCTTCCCCAAAGGCACCCGCATCGAAGCCATCGCCCACTACGACAATTCGGCTTTCAATCCCTTCAATCCGGATCCAGGTGCCACCGTCAGGGAGGGACCGCAGACCTACCATGAAATGCTGTACGCGTTCTTCTTCTACACCTATGCGAATGAGCGGCTGAATCTGACCATCGATCCCCGCACCGGACAGGCGGTTCCCTGACCGGCGCCTGCAGGCTGATTTCTGGTTGAGAACTGGTTATGATTGTCAGAATGTAAGCGTTATCTGCAGAATCAACCGAAGCCGACTGTTTGCCGAGAATCCTCATGCGTGTCCTGTTCCTGATCTCCGGGAAGAATGTTCCCTCCTCTCGATTTCGGGTGCTGAATTATCTCCCCTTTCTCAAACAGGCAGGCATCTCGTGTACGGTTCTCGCCAGTTACCCCGAAAAATATGAGCACATCCCCTGGCTCGGCTACCGCCTCAGCTACCTGCTCAAACGCATCACCCGCTACCTGCATTATCTCTACGCCTGCCTGAGACCCTTCGATCTGATTTTCATCGAACGGGAAATCTTCGACATCCCCGCCTACGACATGGAACTTTTGTTCCTGAACCGACCCGCCAAATGCGTTCTCGATATTGACGATGCGATTTTTCTCCGCTATCCCAAGAAATTCCAGGTACTGGCGGAGAAAGTCGATCTGCTGATCGCCGGCAACCAGAATCTCTGCGCAGTCGCCCGTAAATATAACGACCACGTCCGACTGCTCCCCACGTCGGTCATCACCGGTAAATACCCCCTCAAGGATTTTAGTCAGCCCCCCACCACCAAACCAGTCATCGGCTGGACCGGCCTTGATACCAACATCCCGAACCTCAAACTCGTCGTCCCGGCACTGAACCGCCTGGCAGAAAAATACGAATTCACACTCTGCATCATCTCAGCCTCCCCCGACCCGATCGCGGAGCTTGAACTGAAGGGAGTCGAAGTCCGCCACCTGGTCTGGAATCCGGAAACGGAATATCAGGACCTCTCCGCCTTCGACATCGGCATCATGCCCTTAAAAGACGATGAATGGTCCCGCTACAAATGCGGCTTAAAACTGCTGCAATACATGGCCCTGGGAATCCCCGCCGTCGCGTCGCCGGTCGGCGTCAATGCAGAGATCATCGAACAGGGGGAGAATGGATTCTGCGCCGATTCAACCGAGGCCTGGTACGCCTCCCTGGAACAGTTACTCACCTCACCCGAGCTGCGAAAACAAGTCGGCCTGAGCGGCCGGAAAACGGTCAAAGAAGAATTCGATACCGAACGCAACAGCCAGCGTTTGATACAGTTCCTGGAAGAGACAGTGGATCAGAACTGATTTCCGAAGATGCTGCCGCGAATGGTGAGCTAAGAGTGATGGACAATTAAAGCCTCTTCAGCATGCTCAATAAAGGCCATTCCGACACATGGAGACTGTGAATGGTGTCGGATCACACTTTCAGGGCCACATAGATACGTGAATCCAGCCCTTCAAAGTACAACTCATTTTTGGAGTCATACTTTGCTTTGGGCTTGGTCCAGATCCGCCCATCCGCCAACTGCACACGATCCGGACACGATTCGTAGGCAATTTTGATCATCCGGAAAAGACGGTGTAGCGTCTCACGGTTATGAGCCAGGATGCAGGTGGTATGATCCAGATATATGGTTCAGTGATCATTGCGTGGAGATTAGCGCAATGGTGGGGAGGTGTCAAATTATTTCAGTAACAGCTTTTGCTTCCCACAATCCTCTCAAAGCTTCAATATGATTTGGGGCAGTCAATTCAATTGGCATTTCGCGACCAAAAACGAATATCCGGACACGGTTGTAAGGTCTTGTTGAAACGTGATCACCATAAAAATCCTCACCTTCCTCCCATTACCGCCACGATTCATCACCTGCATCCAGTTCTGCCCCAGGTGTAAAATCAATCTTCAATATCAAGCCAGTGTTGATTAACTCATCGCCTATCTTTATGAAATGCATTCATCGACTCCAACTCAAAAATATAATTTGTTGTTAAACATCATAGTTTGGCGAGATCAATGAAGTTTTATATTTTGCAAATGCAGCATCAGTGTTCTGTGAACATTGACCACAGACATCAATAGCTTTTGTTTGTGGACCATTTCCCAAGTCAATTTCACCTGATGCATACCCCCACCCAGCAGGATAATCAGCACCTTCATTAGCCCGAACTTGTTTCCCACAAGAATCGCATTCCCATACGATCATAGTCACTTCTTTTTTTACCATAACTTATTCCTTAACCTGAGTACTGAATCCCAAATAAATCACCCCCATTCTCAGTATGTCCAGATAATTGTTCAATGCAATCTTGTGCATTTGCTCATTTCTTCACGGATTTTCTGACAGGGCACTATTCCCCGTAATCACTGTCCGCAGTATTCGCCGTATCAGAGCAGCCGCCACGAGCGAACTTCGCATAGCCATAGAAGGGCTTACCATCATTTTTCGGTGACGGAGTACCATTTGATTGCAGCAGGAGCAGATGGGGGCGGGGTTCATGCAGGAACAAGGACTACGGATTTGATTAATAATCGCCCGCACTTTATGCTTTTTTTGTGTAGAGCTTTCCACTCTCTGATTCCTATTCTGTGTGGCTACCTACGCTCTTGCACGGAAACCCTGTGTCATTTTGATAAAAGGGGTCGAGCGCGCAAAAAAAGCCTCACCCAGATATGTATCTGGATGAGGCTTTGATATAGCAAAAGGTTGGTGGTCAAGTTTTAAGAGCTTCGTCCTCATCAGGTTGTTGATCG
This genomic interval from Gimesia chilikensis contains the following:
- a CDS encoding sugar phosphate isomerase/epimerase family protein, producing the protein MKFSRRAFLQAGSGALAIPLLDRRSIKADSGQKAKAAPSLERALGITTSSFSGHLSPRAAKGKISLLDLPRMLREELGMTVIDLNTSTVSVTDGKYLEQLRNAADRVGCVLTNLKMNQGKLDMNSPDQATRAHALKTYKASIDVASELGLKWARPLPRTQRPDMQIHIDSYRELCDYGAERNVQLLVENYGWMQNDPESVVKLVKAIGHQVAACPDTGNWDSDELRYAGLAKTFPIAVTCDFKARAIGPRGEHPLYDLKRCFEIGWQAGFRGPWCFEHANKDQGQLWKELGMLRDMLQTWMKEAAQEPADS
- a CDS encoding redoxin family protein; this translates as MPDSLFRFCTLLLICCCLQTASAREQARPEIHSNTGPLQFKDIRYLTRSLADFPDRKAFVIVACNTTCPLVKRYLPKLKRLEQQYRPQGVQFIALHTGPTDSIREIAEFAVEHEIPFPNVQDRKGTSVAALGLTRTPEVAVLDASYRLHYRGRIDDQYRIGGSLPRPSQENLTAAIEGVLHGTPISVTETNVDGCLITHAAQTEPDRSLTYYKDIQPLLQKHCTDCHRPGTEAPFALTTLAEVQNNGAMIAEVVSDQRMPPWYGGTSHAEFANHRGMSRRERKQVTDWVESGMPAGTEPADFKPALTEVDADKWLIGEPDLKISMLERHALPAEGYIPYRYTILPYVFPEDTWVSAIEIKPDNPGVVHHCNMAAVTLTKKWDESNFLTGKVPGSGPMMLPEGLGVMIPKGSALALQIHYTSTGKPENCRISVGFKYVQGKVQKRYRFLIIKNTKFEIPPEAPHYEVSNARTLKQDAHGIGLFAHMHLRGKDLSFLAHYPEGKQEKLLVIPNYSFDWQIGYLWKDQRHFFPKGTRIEAIAHYDNSAFNPFNPDPGATVREGPQTYHEMLYAFFFYTYANERLNLTIDPRTGQAVP
- a CDS encoding glycosyltransferase family 4 protein, producing MRVLFLISGKNVPSSRFRVLNYLPFLKQAGISCTVLASYPEKYEHIPWLGYRLSYLLKRITRYLHYLYACLRPFDLIFIEREIFDIPAYDMELLFLNRPAKCVLDIDDAIFLRYPKKFQVLAEKVDLLIAGNQNLCAVARKYNDHVRLLPTSVITGKYPLKDFSQPPTTKPVIGWTGLDTNIPNLKLVVPALNRLAEKYEFTLCIISASPDPIAELELKGVEVRHLVWNPETEYQDLSAFDIGIMPLKDDEWSRYKCGLKLLQYMALGIPAVASPVGVNAEIIEQGENGFCADSTEAWYASLEQLLTSPELRKQVGLSGRKTVKEEFDTERNSQRLIQFLEETVDQN